A stretch of the Thiocystis violascens DSM 198 genome encodes the following:
- the nuoL gene encoding NADH-quinone oxidoreductase subunit L: MENVYLTIVLAPLIGAIVAGFLGGKIGRRASHSVTIAGVGISTGLSLWVLSRFIWHDQPVFNDTVYTWMVSDGIRFEVGFLVDKLTVLMMATVTFVSLMVHIYTIGYMADDEHNWPHGALTGKNSYQRFFSYISLFTFSMLMLVMSNNFMQLFFGWEAVGLVSYLLIGFWSTRESAIFANLKAFLVNRVGDFGFILGIAAVGMYFNSMDYAEVFARAPEFADTQVALFGGVSLMTLICVLLFIGAMGKSAQVPLHVWLPDSMEGPTPISALIHAATMVTAGVFMVARMSPLYELSEAALSFVLIIGATTAFFMGLIGLVQNDIKRVVAYSTLSQLGYMVTALGASAYAAGIFHLMTHAFFKALLFLAAGSVIIALHHKQDIRHMGGLSKYMPITWVTALLGSLALIGFPGFSGFFSKDAIIEAVGASQLFGAGYASVLLTVGVLITALYSFRMYFLVFHGKERMDEHTKHHVHETPWVVTVPLVLLAIPSVFIGWYTVEPLLVADWFTSGDWSPIVVAHEHDTLHHLREHWHGQAAFVQHGLTALPFFLAMTGLGLAAVIWWGIFAFKPRIDEQLQALGGPVTRILQDKYGFDDFNQRVFAGGSRNLGRALWMTGDRAVIDGAIVNGSAQWVARMAQSARHLQTGFLYHYAIAMIVGLVGLLTLFVTL, translated from the coding sequence ATGGAAAACGTCTACCTGACCATTGTGCTCGCGCCACTCATCGGCGCCATCGTTGCCGGTTTTCTCGGCGGCAAGATCGGGCGGCGCGCCTCGCATTCGGTGACGATCGCCGGCGTGGGCATCTCCACCGGACTCTCGCTCTGGGTGCTGTCGCGGTTCATCTGGCACGATCAACCAGTGTTCAACGACACCGTCTATACCTGGATGGTCTCGGACGGCATCCGCTTCGAGGTCGGCTTCCTGGTCGACAAGCTCACGGTCCTGATGATGGCCACGGTGACCTTCGTCTCGCTGATGGTGCACATCTATACCATCGGCTACATGGCCGATGACGAGCACAACTGGCCGCATGGCGCGCTGACCGGCAAGAACAGCTATCAGCGTTTCTTCAGCTATATCTCGCTCTTCACCTTCTCGATGCTAATGCTGGTGATGTCGAACAACTTCATGCAGTTGTTCTTCGGCTGGGAGGCGGTGGGCCTCGTGTCCTATCTGCTGATCGGCTTCTGGTCCACCCGCGAGAGCGCCATCTTCGCCAATCTCAAGGCCTTCCTGGTCAATCGGGTGGGCGACTTCGGGTTCATTCTCGGCATCGCCGCGGTCGGGATGTATTTCAATTCGATGGATTACGCCGAGGTCTTCGCTCGGGCGCCGGAATTTGCCGACACCCAGGTCGCGCTCTTCGGCGGCGTGTCGCTGATGACCTTGATCTGCGTGCTGCTGTTCATCGGCGCCATGGGCAAGTCGGCCCAGGTTCCGCTGCATGTCTGGCTGCCGGATTCGATGGAAGGCCCAACCCCGATCTCGGCACTGATCCATGCCGCGACCATGGTCACCGCCGGCGTCTTCATGGTGGCGCGCATGTCGCCGCTCTACGAGCTCTCCGAGGCGGCGCTCAGCTTCGTGCTGATCATCGGCGCGACCACGGCCTTCTTCATGGGCCTGATCGGACTGGTCCAGAACGACATCAAGCGGGTGGTCGCCTATTCGACGCTCTCGCAGCTCGGTTACATGGTCACGGCGCTGGGCGCCTCGGCCTACGCGGCGGGCATTTTTCATCTCATGACCCACGCCTTTTTCAAGGCGCTGCTGTTCCTGGCGGCGGGCTCGGTCATCATCGCGCTGCACCACAAACAGGATATCCGTCACATGGGGGGCTTAAGCAAATACATGCCGATCACCTGGGTGACGGCGCTGCTGGGTTCGCTGGCGCTGATCGGCTTTCCCGGCTTCTCGGGCTTCTTTTCCAAGGATGCGATCATCGAGGCCGTGGGCGCCTCGCAACTCTTCGGCGCCGGCTATGCCTCGGTACTGCTCACCGTCGGTGTGCTGATCACCGCGCTCTACAGCTTCCGTATGTACTTCCTGGTCTTTCATGGCAAGGAGCGCATGGACGAACACACCAAGCATCATGTGCATGAAACGCCCTGGGTGGTGACGGTCCCGCTGGTGCTGCTCGCGATCCCGTCGGTCTTTATCGGCTGGTATACCGTCGAGCCGCTGCTGGTCGCCGATTGGTTCACCTCTGGCGATTGGAGTCCCATCGTCGTCGCCCACGAGCACGACACGCTTCATCATCTGCGAGAGCACTGGCACGGTCAGGCGGCCTTCGTCCAGCATGGACTCACCGCGTTGCCCTTCTTCCTGGCCATGACCGGACTGGGGCTGGCGGCCGTCATCTGGTGGGGTATCTTTGCGTTCAAACCGCGCATTGACGAACAGTTGCAGGCATTGGGCGGACCCGTCACCCGGATCCTGCAGGACAAATATGGTTTCGACGACTTCAATCAGCGGGTCTTCGCCGGAGGGAGCCGCAACCTGGGCCGGGCGCTCTGGATGACCGGCGACCGGGCGGTGATCGACGGGGCGATCGTCAACGGTTCGGCCCAGTGGGTCGCCCGCATGGCCCAGTCGGCGCGCCATCTGCAAACCGGTTTCCTCTACCATTACGCCATTGCGATGATCGTCGGGCTGGTTGGCCTGCTGACGCTTTTCGTGACGCTCTGA
- a CDS encoding NADH-quinone oxidoreductase subunit M, with product MNEFPLLTLVIWLPIIGGLVVLASGDKSANLSKWIALTFAVLTFLVSLGLWIGFDSTTAQMQFVERSTWIPTFNVEYFLGVDGISMPLIILTTFITIFVIVAGWEVITYKPSQYMAAFLIMNGIMVGVFAALDAILFYVFWEAMLIPMFIIIGVWGGPNRVYATIKFFLYTFFGSVFMLVALIYMYFQSGSFSILDFQGLQLGMTAQILIFIAFLLAFAVKVPMFPVHTWLPDAHVEAPTGGSVILAAIMLKIGGYGFLRFSMPITPDASASLAWLIIALSLIAILYIGFVALVQQDMKKLIAYSSIAHMGFVTLGFFIVFSIIQNPALSSGSVMGIEGGMVQMISHGFISGALFLCVGVLYDRVHSREIADYGGVVNTMPWFGAFMVFFAMSNAGLPGTSGFVGEFMVILATFRADFWWAVLAATTLILAAAFTLWMVKRVVFGEVKNDKVAVLRDLNARETFNLGALAAAVLALGLWPAPLMNVMHATVENLVTQVSVCKLPAAESADCVLARPEPIAELNGRPVAATH from the coding sequence ATGAATGAGTTCCCCCTGCTGACACTGGTCATCTGGCTGCCGATTATCGGCGGCCTGGTGGTCCTGGCGAGCGGCGACAAATCCGCGAATCTCTCCAAATGGATCGCGCTGACCTTCGCCGTGCTGACCTTCCTGGTCAGCCTCGGACTCTGGATCGGTTTCGATTCGACCACCGCCCAGATGCAGTTCGTCGAACGCTCGACCTGGATTCCGACCTTCAACGTCGAGTATTTCCTGGGCGTCGACGGCATCTCCATGCCCCTGATCATCCTGACGACCTTCATCACCATCTTCGTGATCGTCGCGGGCTGGGAGGTCATCACCTACAAGCCGTCGCAGTACATGGCTGCTTTCCTGATCATGAACGGCATCATGGTCGGGGTCTTTGCGGCGCTGGACGCCATCCTTTTCTATGTCTTCTGGGAGGCGATGCTGATCCCGATGTTTATCATCATCGGGGTGTGGGGTGGACCGAATCGGGTCTACGCGACCATCAAATTCTTTCTCTATACCTTCTTCGGCTCGGTCTTCATGCTGGTCGCGCTGATCTACATGTACTTCCAGTCCGGCAGTTTCAGCATCCTGGACTTCCAGGGACTGCAACTCGGCATGACCGCGCAGATTCTGATCTTCATCGCTTTCCTGCTCGCCTTCGCGGTCAAGGTGCCGATGTTTCCGGTCCATACCTGGCTGCCGGACGCCCATGTCGAGGCGCCGACCGGCGGCTCGGTGATCCTGGCGGCGATCATGCTGAAGATCGGCGGCTACGGTTTCCTGCGCTTCTCCATGCCGATCACGCCGGACGCCAGCGCCTCGCTGGCCTGGCTGATCATTGCGCTGTCGCTTATCGCTATCCTTTACATCGGCTTCGTCGCCCTTGTACAGCAGGACATGAAGAAGCTGATCGCCTATTCGTCCATTGCGCACATGGGCTTCGTGACGCTCGGTTTCTTCATCGTCTTCAGCATCATCCAGAACCCGGCGCTGTCGTCCGGTTCGGTCATGGGCATCGAGGGCGGCATGGTGCAGATGATCTCGCACGGCTTCATCTCCGGCGCGCTCTTCCTCTGCGTGGGCGTGCTCTATGACCGGGTCCATTCGCGCGAGATCGCCGACTACGGCGGCGTGGTCAACACCATGCCCTGGTTCGGCGCCTTCATGGTCTTCTTCGCCATGTCGAACGCGGGCCTGCCGGGCACTTCCGGATTTGTAGGCGAGTTCATGGTCATCCTGGCCACCTTCCGCGCTGATTTCTGGTGGGCGGTGCTGGCCGCGACCACGCTGATCCTGGCGGCGGCCTTTACCCTCTGGATGGTCAAGCGGGTCGTCTTCGGCGAGGTCAAGAACGACAAGGTCGCGGTCCTGCGGGATCTGAACGCTCGCGAGACCTTCAACCTGGGCGCGCTGGCCGCCGCCGTGCTGGCGCTGGGTCTCTGGCCCGCGCCGCTGATGAACGTCATGCATGCGACGGTCGAGAATCTGGTCACTCAGGTCAGCGTCTGCAAGCTGCCCGCCGCCGAGAGCGCCGATTGCGTCCTGGCGCGGCCCGAGCCGATCGCCGAGCTGAACGGCAGACCCGTGGCGGCGACGCACTAA
- the nuoN gene encoding NADH-quinone oxidoreductase subunit NuoN, with protein sequence MPFDAANLLPILPEIALLITACVVLVVDLYLKEKDKGFNHTLSLLGLVVAIALTGAVGGGEREIFFDGNLVRDAMSDLLKGAILLVSLFAFIYARPWLKDRGMLVGEFYVLGLLAVLGMLIMVSANSFLTIYLGLELQALCLYALVAFDRDSKAGAEAAMKYFVLGALGSGMLLYGISMIYGATGSIEFGPVAQAVAEQGMSNKVLVFGIAFLVIGIGFKFGAVPFHMWVPDIYEGAPTPAVLILGSAPKIAAFALAIRMLADGLQGLLADWQGMLIILAVLSMGLGNLVAIAQSNIKRMLAYSTISHVGFIFLGLLAGSAQGYASAMFYAIVYAVMAAGAFGILLILSREGFDAENLDDLKGLNDRDPWYAAMMAIIMFSMAGVPPTVGFMAKLLVLESVIRLDLVWLALVAVAFSIIGAFYYLRVVKFIYFDRPAPNAPVLVTTGGVRAAMTLNGLSLLGLGLFPAALLSLCQAAFV encoded by the coding sequence ATGCCATTTGACGCCGCCAATCTGCTGCCCATCTTGCCGGAGATCGCCCTCCTGATCACCGCCTGCGTGGTGCTCGTGGTCGATCTCTATCTGAAGGAAAAGGACAAGGGTTTCAATCACACCCTGAGCTTGCTCGGCCTGGTGGTCGCGATCGCGCTCACCGGCGCCGTCGGCGGCGGCGAACGCGAGATTTTCTTCGACGGGAATCTGGTCCGGGACGCCATGAGCGATCTGCTCAAGGGCGCGATCCTGCTGGTCAGTCTCTTTGCCTTTATCTATGCGCGCCCCTGGCTCAAGGATCGCGGCATGCTGGTCGGGGAATTCTATGTCCTCGGTCTGCTGGCGGTCCTCGGGATGCTGATCATGGTGTCGGCCAACAGCTTCCTGACCATCTATCTCGGGCTCGAACTTCAGGCGCTCTGTCTCTACGCGCTGGTCGCCTTTGACCGCGACTCGAAGGCGGGCGCCGAGGCCGCCATGAAGTATTTCGTGCTGGGCGCGCTGGGCTCCGGCATGCTGCTCTATGGCATCTCGATGATCTATGGCGCGACCGGGTCCATCGAATTCGGCCCGGTGGCACAGGCCGTCGCCGAGCAGGGCATGTCGAACAAGGTGCTCGTGTTTGGGATCGCCTTTCTGGTCATCGGCATCGGTTTCAAATTCGGCGCCGTGCCGTTCCACATGTGGGTGCCGGATATCTATGAAGGCGCGCCAACGCCCGCCGTACTGATTCTGGGCAGCGCCCCCAAGATCGCCGCCTTTGCGCTGGCAATCCGCATGCTGGCGGATGGCCTGCAGGGCCTGTTGGCCGATTGGCAGGGGATGCTGATCATCCTGGCCGTCCTCTCGATGGGCCTGGGCAATCTAGTCGCCATCGCGCAATCGAACATCAAGCGCATGCTGGCCTATTCGACCATTTCGCATGTCGGCTTCATCTTTCTCGGTCTGCTCGCCGGCTCGGCTCAGGGCTATGCGTCCGCCATGTTCTACGCCATCGTCTATGCGGTCATGGCCGCCGGCGCCTTCGGGATTTTGCTCATCCTGAGCCGCGAGGGTTTCGATGCCGAGAATCTGGACGATCTCAAGGGTCTCAACGATCGCGATCCTTGGTATGCGGCCATGATGGCGATCATCATGTTTTCCATGGCTGGCGTCCCGCCGACAGTCGGGTTTATGGCCAAACTTCTGGTGCTGGAGTCCGTGATCCGCCTCGATCTGGTCTGGCTGGCCCTGGTGGCCGTGGCCTTTTCCATCATCGGTGCCTTCTACTATCTGCGCGTGGTCAAGTTCATCTATTTCGACCGTCCGGCGCCGAACGCCCCCGTACTGGTCACGACTGGTGGCGTGCGGGCGGCCATGACGCTCAACGGCCTGTCCTTGCTCGGGCTCGGTCTGTTCCCCGCAGCGCTGCTGTCGCTCTGCCAGGCCGCCTTTGTCTGA
- the dapA gene encoding 4-hydroxy-tetrahydrodipicolinate synthase produces the protein MFRGSIVALITPMHSDGGIDDASLKRLVDFHVAGGTTAIVAVGTTGESATLDEDEHCEVIGRTVDFAAGRIPVIAGTGANSTREAITLTRCARDVGAAAALLVTPYYNKPTQEGLYLHYKAVAEAVDLPQILYNVPGRTACDMLPETVARLAPIENIIGVKEATGDLARVPRLRQDCGDDFLLYSGDDASGCEFMLLGGDGVISVTSNLAPRQMQSMCEAALSGDREGAHALNQPLDALHHELFVQSNPIPVKWAAAEMGLCARGIRLPLTWLSEEYHARVRYAMELAGLV, from the coding sequence ATGTTTCGCGGCAGCATCGTTGCGCTTATAACGCCCATGCATTCGGATGGAGGGATCGATGATGCCAGTCTGAAACGTCTGGTCGATTTCCATGTCGCTGGCGGAACCACGGCCATCGTCGCGGTCGGCACGACCGGCGAGTCGGCGACCCTGGACGAAGACGAACATTGCGAGGTCATCGGCCGCACGGTGGACTTCGCGGCCGGCCGGATCCCAGTGATCGCGGGCACCGGCGCGAATTCGACCCGCGAGGCCATCACCCTGACCCGCTGCGCCCGGGATGTCGGCGCCGCCGCCGCGCTGCTCGTCACCCCGTATTACAACAAACCGACCCAGGAAGGTCTCTACCTGCATTACAAGGCCGTGGCCGAGGCAGTGGATCTTCCGCAAATTCTCTACAACGTGCCGGGGCGCACCGCCTGTGACATGCTCCCCGAGACGGTCGCCCGGCTGGCGCCGATCGAGAACATCATCGGTGTGAAGGAAGCCACCGGGGATCTCGCGCGGGTTCCTAGGCTGCGTCAGGATTGCGGGGACGATTTTTTGCTTTACAGCGGCGATGACGCGAGCGGCTGCGAATTCATGCTGCTCGGCGGAGATGGCGTCATCTCGGTCACCTCCAACCTGGCGCCACGCCAGATGCAATCCATGTGCGAGGCCGCCTTGAGCGGCGATCGCGAAGGGGCGCATGCGCTCAACCAGCCGCTCGATGCGCTGCATCATGAGTTGTTCGTGCAGTCCAATCCAATCCCCGTCAAATGGGCGGCCGCCGAAATGGGGCTTTGCGCGCGGGGGATTCGTCTGCCACTCACCTGGCTTTCCGAGGAATATCATGCGCGTGTCCGCTATGCCATGGAGCTGGCCGGCCTCGTTTGA
- the bamC gene encoding outer membrane protein assembly factor BamC has protein sequence MRSGFKLVGAIALSIVLSQLIGCSSLGLDEAIPDQRLVYKKQREAGQNLEIPPDLTSSHFDDALDIPSGGGAATFSEYTGSRAQRQQVASNGEVLPAVSNIELKRTGNERWLAVQAPPQQVWPKVIAFWREQGILLAEQNPAVGVMRTDWLDNRAEIRQDFLTRMAGKLIEGVYATSTRDQYSLRIEEGASAGTTDIHLTHRGMEEKLVTNAIGDGSRTVWEPSGTDSAKEAEMLRRLMVFMGAAKESAAVTADPAGAPAQGPRSRLVTEGGAQVLLIPEEFRRAWRLTGSALDRAGFAVEDRDQSGGLFYVRYAGKDGAERSEGKKPGLGSRLAFWRKNEIDPVKQYRIQVVGNDTESRVSVLDSTGKPDQSESGRRILTLMQEQMR, from the coding sequence TTGAGATCAGGTTTTAAGCTTGTCGGTGCGATTGCTCTGTCGATCGTACTTTCCCAACTGATTGGCTGTAGCTCGCTTGGTCTCGACGAGGCGATCCCGGATCAGCGGCTTGTCTACAAGAAGCAACGCGAGGCGGGCCAAAATCTTGAAATTCCGCCGGATCTCACGAGCAGTCACTTCGACGACGCACTGGATATCCCTTCCGGTGGCGGGGCAGCGACGTTCTCGGAGTACACCGGAAGTCGCGCGCAACGTCAGCAGGTCGCCTCGAATGGCGAAGTCCTGCCCGCGGTATCGAACATCGAACTCAAGCGAACCGGCAACGAACGCTGGCTGGCGGTTCAGGCGCCCCCTCAACAGGTTTGGCCAAAAGTCATCGCTTTCTGGCGCGAGCAGGGCATCCTGCTCGCGGAACAGAATCCCGCCGTGGGTGTGATGCGAACCGACTGGCTCGATAATCGCGCGGAAATCCGGCAGGACTTTTTGACGCGAATGGCTGGCAAGTTGATCGAAGGCGTCTACGCGACCTCCACCCGCGATCAATACAGTCTGCGCATCGAAGAGGGGGCGAGCGCGGGAACCACGGATATTCATCTGACCCACCGGGGGATGGAAGAGAAACTGGTCACCAATGCCATCGGCGACGGAAGCCGGACCGTTTGGGAGCCGAGCGGGACCGATTCGGCCAAGGAAGCCGAGATGCTCAGGCGTCTGATGGTCTTCATGGGTGCCGCGAAGGAAAGCGCCGCCGTGACCGCGGATCCAGCCGGCGCTCCAGCCCAGGGGCCAAGGTCGCGGTTGGTGACCGAAGGCGGCGCTCAAGTCCTGCTGATTCCGGAAGAATTCCGTCGGGCATGGCGTCTGACCGGATCCGCCTTGGATCGGGCGGGTTTCGCGGTCGAGGATCGCGATCAGAGCGGCGGTCTTTTCTATGTGCGTTACGCGGGCAAGGATGGCGCGGAGCGGTCGGAAGGCAAAAAACCTGGCCTAGGTTCGCGGCTTGCGTTCTGGCGCAAGAACGAGATCGATCCCGTCAAGCAGTATCGGATTCAGGTGGTGGGCAACGACACCGAATCGCGAGTTTCTGTGCTCGACTCGACTGGGAAGCCAGATCAATCCGAGAGCGGTCGACGGATTCTCACGCTGATGCAGGAGCAGATGCGTTAA
- a CDS encoding diguanylate cyclase, which yields MAVVLNPACLLLALFLGVPITQAAGPSVALTAEETTYLRRLGPITLAPDPDWAPFEHLDESGGITGIAIDLVELAAQRLGIEITPVIARDWDAAVELSKAGDVLILPFLNRTSAREEWLTFTEPLLIDPSVFITREEHPFIADATQLSDATIVLPSGTSMEERIRRDFPNLTILQVPTENDAFQAVSNRAADLTLRSLTVAAYTIRKEGLFNLKIAGQAPEQYVNRLRMGVLQSEPLLRDILDKGIATISPREREEIVNRHVNITIVKPMDYGFILRIAGTLAALIGVSFYWNLRLKKINDALSESERSKSVLIANLPGVAYRCRHDHDWTMEFISAGCLQLTGYRSEDLLHNRVIAYNDLVAPQDREQVRAIWQEARDADRPAALEYRIITADRQEKWVFEQGVFVHDHGKRQVWMIEGLIIDITARKRAEAELYRVSIHDELTGLYNRRYMLERLGALMTEFTREAHCFAIAFIDLDYFKKINDTHGHPAGDLVLREFAALLGKSVRPYDLVGRYGGEEFIVVVTDSHQRKIETMLARLRESLKHQVFDFHGTPLSVTFSAGVANSGDLAPDEGIDTLIMQADERLYAAKAQGRDRVVYRRALSEDTSPGLV from the coding sequence ATGGCGGTCGTCTTAAACCCCGCCTGCTTGCTGCTGGCACTGTTCTTGGGCGTGCCGATCACGCAAGCAGCGGGGCCGTCGGTCGCGCTCACCGCGGAAGAAACGACCTATCTGCGGAGACTCGGCCCCATCACACTGGCGCCGGATCCGGACTGGGCGCCATTCGAACATCTGGACGAAAGCGGCGGAATCACCGGCATCGCCATCGATCTGGTCGAGCTCGCAGCCCAACGACTGGGGATCGAAATCACGCCGGTCATCGCGCGGGACTGGGATGCGGCGGTCGAACTGTCCAAGGCTGGAGATGTCCTGATCCTCCCCTTTCTGAATCGAACCTCCGCGCGCGAGGAATGGCTGACCTTCACCGAGCCGCTGCTCATCGATCCCAGCGTCTTCATCACCCGCGAAGAGCATCCCTTCATCGCCGACGCCACTCAGTTGAGCGATGCCACCATCGTTCTGCCCAGCGGAACCTCGATGGAGGAACGCATCCGGCGCGACTTCCCCAATCTGACCATCCTCCAGGTGCCGACCGAAAACGACGCCTTCCAGGCCGTCTCGAACCGCGCGGCGGATCTCACGCTACGCTCGCTGACCGTTGCCGCCTACACCATTCGCAAGGAAGGGTTGTTCAACCTGAAAATCGCCGGACAAGCGCCCGAGCAGTACGTCAACCGTCTGCGTATGGGCGTGCTGCAAAGCGAACCCCTGCTGCGCGACATCCTCGACAAGGGGATTGCCACCATCAGTCCGCGCGAGCGCGAGGAGATTGTCAACCGGCACGTCAATATCACCATCGTCAAACCGATGGATTACGGTTTCATTCTGCGGATCGCCGGGACGCTGGCCGCGCTGATCGGTGTCTCCTTCTACTGGAATCTGCGGCTCAAAAAAATCAATGACGCCTTGAGCGAGAGCGAGCGCAGTAAATCCGTGCTGATCGCCAACCTGCCGGGCGTCGCCTATCGCTGTCGCCATGACCATGACTGGACGATGGAATTCATCTCCGCGGGCTGTCTGCAGCTGACCGGCTACCGCAGTGAGGATCTGCTGCACAATCGCGTCATTGCCTACAATGACCTGGTCGCCCCGCAGGACCGCGAGCAGGTCAGGGCGATCTGGCAGGAGGCTAGGGATGCCGACCGACCCGCCGCGCTGGAGTACCGGATCATCACCGCTGACCGGCAGGAAAAGTGGGTCTTCGAACAGGGCGTCTTTGTCCATGATCATGGCAAGCGCCAGGTCTGGATGATCGAAGGGCTCATCATCGACATCACCGCCCGCAAACGCGCCGAGGCCGAGCTGTACCGGGTGTCCATCCATGACGAGCTGACCGGTCTCTACAACCGACGCTACATGCTTGAGCGGCTCGGTGCGCTCATGACCGAATTCACCCGCGAAGCGCATTGCTTCGCCATTGCCTTCATCGATCTGGATTATTTCAAAAAGATCAACGATACCCATGGCCATCCGGCCGGGGATCTGGTGCTCAGGGAATTCGCGGCCCTGCTTGGCAAGAGCGTCCGCCCTTATGATCTGGTGGGACGCTATGGCGGCGAGGAATTCATTGTCGTGGTCACCGATAGCCACCAGCGCAAGATCGAAACCATGCTCGCCAGACTGCGGGAGAGCCTGAAGCATCAGGTTTTCGACTTTCATGGAACGCCATTGAGCGTCACCTTCAGCGCGGGTGTCGCCAATAGCGGCGATCTCGCGCCGGACGAGGGCATCGACACACTCATCATGCAAGCCGATGAGCGGCTCTATGCCGCCAAGGCGCAGGGCCGGGATCGGGTTGTCTATCGACGGGCGCTCAGCGAGGATACGTCACCGGGGCTGGTCTAA
- a CDS encoding ankyrin repeat domain-containing protein has product MPAALLLMALALAGCQEPSRPTMSMDRAVSSSDLDQLKRHLYWKSNVNLADINGDFPLHVAARNGRVTIARELVTHGADPGVLNRHGKTPLEVALANGKTQVAQMLIEHGAPLNPQDMLLQLAREGIADRDVFEFLLRRGADIDLPDARGETPLHIAISEGHLGTVSRLIGYGAEVNQADAKGRLTLEIAQSQDKGPNSTNIVDLLIRNGARATTRAGIAPGPNQSLKTQGKQE; this is encoded by the coding sequence ATGCCTGCCGCGCTCCTGTTGATGGCCTTGGCGCTTGCCGGTTGCCAGGAACCGAGCCGCCCCACCATGAGCATGGATCGCGCCGTGAGCAGCAGCGATCTGGATCAGCTCAAGCGGCATCTGTATTGGAAATCGAATGTCAATCTCGCGGACATCAATGGCGATTTTCCGCTCCATGTCGCGGCGCGAAATGGCCGCGTGACGATCGCCCGCGAACTCGTCACCCATGGCGCGGATCCCGGCGTGTTGAACCGCCATGGCAAAACGCCGCTTGAGGTCGCGCTGGCGAACGGCAAGACCCAAGTCGCGCAGATGCTGATTGAGCACGGTGCGCCCTTGAATCCGCAAGACATGCTCCTGCAACTGGCACGCGAAGGGATCGCGGATCGGGATGTCTTTGAATTCCTGTTGCGACGCGGCGCGGACATCGATTTACCCGACGCACGGGGCGAGACGCCGCTGCATATCGCCATCTCGGAGGGTCACCTTGGGACTGTTTCGCGACTGATCGGATATGGCGCCGAGGTGAACCAAGCGGATGCCAAAGGCCGTTTGACCTTGGAGATCGCCCAATCGCAGGACAAGGGACCGAACTCGACCAACATCGTCGACCTGTTGATCCGTAACGGCGCACGCGCCACCACCCGCGCCGGAATCGCTCCCGGCCCAAACCAGTCACTCAAGACCCAGGGGAAGCAAGAATGA